Proteins found in one Herbiconiux sp. A18JL235 genomic segment:
- a CDS encoding N-6 DNA methylase produces the protein MQDELRPLVKSRQRVADHGEVFTPRWMVEDMLDLVKSETERIDSRFLEPACGSGNFLVPVLERKLTVVQSRYGQSNFERRHYALFGLMCIYGIELLPDNAAECRDNLVSTFARVLKLDADDGLVAAAGAVVAVNIVQGDALAMTDAHSTAIVFPEWAYIGRGKYQRRDFRFDALTQRSAASGTLFDAFEEHEIFTPLRAYPAMTFDQIARGSQHDHIRT, from the coding sequence TTGCAGGACGAACTGCGCCCGCTCGTCAAATCGCGGCAGCGCGTCGCCGATCACGGTGAAGTGTTCACGCCGCGGTGGATGGTGGAGGACATGCTCGACTTGGTCAAGAGCGAGACTGAGCGCATCGACTCGCGGTTTCTTGAGCCAGCTTGCGGGTCTGGAAACTTCTTGGTGCCGGTCCTCGAACGCAAGTTGACGGTTGTTCAGTCCAGGTATGGACAAAGCAACTTTGAGCGCCGCCACTATGCGCTGTTTGGACTGATGTGCATCTACGGGATAGAGCTACTACCGGACAACGCGGCCGAATGTCGCGACAACTTGGTGAGTACTTTCGCTCGGGTTCTGAAGCTCGACGCCGATGACGGCTTGGTAGCTGCGGCCGGAGCGGTGGTGGCCGTGAACATCGTGCAAGGAGATGCCCTTGCGATGACCGATGCCCACAGTACCGCCATTGTGTTCCCTGAGTGGGCATATATAGGTCGGGGAAAATACCAACGCCGCGACTTCCGGTTCGACGCCCTGACGCAACGCTCCGCGGCATCGGGCACGCTCTTCGACGCATTCGAGGAGCACGAGATCTTCACTCCACTACGCGCATACCCAGCCATGACCTTCGACCAGATCGCCCGAGGATCGCAACATGACCACATCCGCACTTGA
- a CDS encoding DUF4011 domain-containing protein, with the protein MESEITPEDLASAPASAPERVTLLLTTAGVVSYAQANARLSALESVTITNPGPMLRAAALAIEATDAFGSLGTPTTTLIDLAEHATVTLSDLTLYLDPATMLAVDEQRPGRITARLTDTDGTTRAEASADVDVLAASQWRTNPVQLGMELLPAYVQPNAAAIQPLLHEAGELLEQRTGDRSMTGYQLEDPKRVDATVEAIYEAMRSRRIRYAEPPASWSSTGQKVRTPAEVLEGQVGTCLDTTVVLAAALEQAGINSTLWIFDGHAFLGYWRQNSELGSVVEFEPGDLVNRTALGHIVLIETTAVTDSRNGDFDEAKRAARARIEGAPSTFIGAIDVGAARSASIFPLPSRSVEPDGTVVVTEYRVAARVALRDGRDAAPANPDGAGAGTKRTAPPRVAQWKNSLLDLSLRNRLINFTDRAGYSLAVPSASLALLEDQINSGINLSLRPSNAVSAVDRERKIQFGRDLPDDTRAQLLADRKEAYVDISEESYATKLRYLAYKAKTIVEETGANNLYLAFGMLHWSFNDRELRSPLILIPVNLTTANRGSLYRLTLDESGASTPNYCLLEKLSQAFDLTIPGLAEPAQDGAGIDLQAAFTAVRQAMLDAHLPFRVEDSVNLGILQFAKFRLWKDLDENWESLAGNPLVKHLIETPTLPFVDPVPPATDENAVDLDALSAQCPVPADSSQLEAVAEAAHGRTFVLEGPPGTGKSQTITNLLAKALADGKRVLFVAEKRAALSVVQRRLDEIGLGPFSLDLHDKGARPAAVRAQIKAALEHRVTMDGAALATNLEIANSNRRTLSRYAERLHEKNSAGLSLYSARTSELSADAFVPAMPVPSGLVSGGSADDFEAIREALRDLPETADYVRPQRVNPWGFVIDRPDAPVDSAAAHTATQNLDRAIAAALDAGVAFDTIVAAHDPEQLADWSRIDGYQREPLAIIDAARDTTTPSAWNTAAQAVVDQLTALTQSPPAWLQQAQPEAVALDIAGIHAEAIAADQSSFFGRKKRRRAVAARLGPALRSPGAVDLKQLSTLTGQIAESAGYLQSLRTHVQQLAGVRIGADWNPFRPADADSVTAQIAWLRWVGTTIGVRPGEDPDAFTRECRRLYETTPPDASRAAAIAALATAWSALITAAHTTASDLGAWASGPADRTGHVALTDQTAPTSQSPEPQRQTFFAAWAATRAGRNLDSPTPVALDRWLAFTRALEPLRRRGMAEAVKALECGELSADDARLSFEKGLAAASVDEREQSTGLADFDPTAHNRSIERFTTSALAIRAELPNAIPAHVLALRRFDSSAPAGQVGLLRRQLERQRGGMSVRTLLDTFGELITQILPITLMSPESVARFFPAKPGLFDVVVFDEASQIRVADAVGAMGRAGSVVVVGDSKQMPPSSFGETALDADDEVELSAEVVQDEESILSECVQSQVPSKWLSWHYRSQDESLISFSNHHYYESRLSSFPAPLRAAERSSLDGYGVSLVRVNGTFNRAGKGKELRTNRIEAEAIVAEIRRRFDAAVALAGPDVPLADFEAPSLGVVTFNAQQRDFIENLLRDTGDERILNALDHDSEGLFVKNLENVQGDERDAILFSIAFSVNEKGFLPLNFGPLQRAGGERRLNVAVTRARRQVLLFASFDPSELRAEQTSSIGVKHLKSYLEMAAGGSDALEADPRRTAIFDRHRDDIAAELRMRGLAVKTDVGLSDFRVDLSIAPADAPDRPVLAVLLDGDSWKSRRTVADRDSLPTEVLKNLMRWPAVERVWLPEWLHAREAVLDRLELAIADVQAAAANTEQLARVDSLVEQALEDDAEIESPTSSTTAAAVDVYETEGESPSDLTPTNPPGLFLKLGATSPTSPSTTVDLIEPYTPWTPRRVGSTAVLDALPRQDAARAVEAVIREIVATEGPVHLVRLAKLVAAAFDLNKVAQSRATAILHFVPAEMKARSTEPFAWPTELDPSTWRRARATQQGDVRALDQVPLVEIANAMSIVSEASAGLAEPDLKREALSIFGGKRMTDAISARLDAGLTWGLENARLERTTLGIIQPINPS; encoded by the coding sequence ATGGAGTCCGAAATCACCCCTGAAGACCTGGCCAGCGCGCCCGCGAGCGCCCCCGAAAGGGTAACTCTCCTCCTCACCACCGCCGGTGTCGTCAGCTACGCCCAGGCGAACGCCCGCCTCTCCGCCCTCGAGTCCGTCACCATCACGAACCCGGGCCCGATGCTGCGCGCCGCCGCCCTCGCCATCGAGGCGACGGATGCGTTCGGCTCCCTCGGCACTCCCACCACCACCCTCATCGACCTCGCCGAGCATGCGACAGTCACCCTCTCCGACCTCACCCTCTACCTCGACCCGGCGACCATGCTCGCCGTCGACGAACAGCGCCCCGGGCGCATCACCGCTCGCCTGACTGACACCGACGGCACCACACGAGCCGAGGCATCCGCCGACGTCGACGTGCTCGCCGCCTCGCAGTGGCGCACCAACCCGGTGCAGCTCGGCATGGAGCTGCTGCCCGCCTACGTGCAGCCCAACGCCGCCGCCATCCAGCCCCTCCTCCACGAGGCGGGCGAACTCCTCGAGCAGCGCACCGGCGACCGCAGCATGACGGGCTACCAGCTCGAAGACCCGAAACGGGTGGATGCGACGGTCGAGGCGATCTACGAGGCCATGCGTTCCCGACGCATCCGCTACGCCGAACCGCCTGCGAGCTGGTCGAGCACCGGCCAGAAGGTGCGCACCCCCGCCGAAGTGCTCGAGGGCCAGGTCGGCACCTGCCTCGACACCACGGTCGTGCTCGCCGCAGCACTCGAACAGGCGGGCATCAACTCGACCCTGTGGATCTTCGACGGCCACGCCTTCCTCGGCTACTGGCGTCAGAACAGCGAGCTCGGCTCCGTGGTCGAGTTCGAACCCGGCGACCTCGTCAACCGCACGGCGCTCGGTCACATCGTGCTGATCGAGACCACGGCCGTCACCGACTCCCGCAACGGCGACTTCGACGAAGCGAAGAGGGCAGCACGAGCTCGCATCGAGGGCGCGCCGAGCACGTTCATCGGCGCGATCGACGTCGGAGCCGCCCGCTCGGCGAGTATCTTCCCGCTGCCGTCGCGGTCGGTGGAGCCCGACGGCACCGTCGTCGTCACCGAGTACCGCGTCGCCGCGCGAGTAGCCCTGCGCGACGGCCGGGACGCCGCACCGGCCAACCCCGACGGCGCCGGCGCCGGCACGAAACGAACCGCGCCCCCGCGGGTCGCCCAGTGGAAGAACTCCCTCCTCGACCTCAGCCTCCGCAACCGCCTGATCAACTTCACCGACCGCGCCGGTTACTCCCTCGCCGTGCCGAGCGCCTCCCTCGCCCTCCTCGAAGACCAGATCAACTCGGGCATCAACCTCTCGCTCCGCCCGTCGAACGCGGTCAGCGCCGTGGATCGCGAGCGCAAGATCCAGTTCGGCCGCGACCTCCCCGACGACACGCGCGCCCAGCTGCTCGCCGACCGCAAGGAAGCGTACGTCGACATCAGCGAGGAGTCGTACGCCACCAAACTCCGCTACCTCGCCTACAAGGCGAAGACGATCGTGGAGGAGACCGGCGCGAACAACCTCTACCTCGCGTTCGGGATGCTGCACTGGTCGTTCAACGACCGCGAACTCCGCTCGCCCCTGATCCTCATCCCCGTCAACCTGACCACGGCGAATCGCGGGTCGCTCTACCGCCTCACCCTCGACGAGTCCGGCGCATCCACCCCCAACTACTGTCTGCTCGAGAAGCTGTCGCAGGCCTTCGACCTGACGATTCCGGGTCTGGCCGAGCCGGCTCAGGATGGCGCGGGCATCGACCTGCAGGCGGCCTTCACCGCCGTGCGGCAGGCGATGCTGGATGCGCATCTCCCGTTCCGGGTCGAGGACTCGGTGAATCTGGGCATCCTGCAGTTCGCGAAGTTCCGGCTCTGGAAAGACCTCGACGAGAACTGGGAGTCGCTCGCCGGCAACCCGCTCGTGAAGCACCTCATCGAGACGCCGACGCTGCCGTTCGTCGACCCGGTGCCGCCGGCGACGGACGAGAACGCCGTCGATCTCGACGCGTTGAGCGCCCAGTGCCCGGTGCCCGCCGACTCCTCGCAGCTCGAGGCGGTGGCCGAAGCCGCGCATGGCCGCACCTTCGTGCTCGAGGGCCCTCCCGGCACGGGCAAGTCGCAGACCATCACGAACCTGCTCGCGAAGGCCCTCGCCGACGGCAAGCGCGTGCTCTTCGTGGCCGAGAAGCGTGCCGCCCTGTCGGTGGTGCAGCGCCGGCTCGACGAGATCGGCCTCGGCCCGTTCTCGCTCGACCTCCACGACAAGGGTGCGCGCCCCGCCGCGGTGCGCGCGCAGATCAAGGCGGCTCTCGAACACCGGGTCACGATGGATGGCGCCGCCCTCGCCACCAACCTCGAGATCGCGAACTCCAACCGCCGCACCCTCTCGCGCTACGCCGAGCGCCTGCACGAGAAGAACTCGGCCGGCCTCTCCCTCTATTCGGCGCGCACGAGCGAGCTGTCGGCGGATGCGTTCGTGCCCGCGATGCCTGTCCCCTCGGGCCTCGTGTCGGGCGGCTCGGCCGACGACTTCGAGGCGATCCGGGAGGCGCTCCGCGACCTCCCCGAAACGGCCGACTATGTGCGCCCGCAGCGGGTGAACCCGTGGGGTTTCGTGATCGACCGACCGGATGCGCCCGTCGACTCGGCCGCCGCCCACACCGCCACGCAGAACCTCGACCGAGCGATCGCCGCAGCCCTCGACGCCGGCGTGGCCTTCGACACCATCGTCGCCGCCCACGACCCCGAGCAGCTCGCCGACTGGTCGCGCATCGACGGCTACCAGCGTGAGCCGCTGGCCATCATCGACGCGGCCCGCGACACGACGACACCCAGCGCCTGGAACACGGCGGCGCAAGCGGTCGTCGACCAGCTGACCGCTCTGACGCAGTCACCTCCAGCCTGGTTGCAGCAGGCCCAGCCCGAGGCTGTCGCCCTCGACATCGCGGGCATTCACGCCGAGGCGATCGCCGCCGACCAGTCCAGTTTCTTCGGCCGTAAGAAGCGCCGCCGTGCGGTCGCGGCGCGGCTCGGGCCGGCCTTGCGCTCCCCCGGCGCGGTCGACCTCAAGCAGCTCTCGACCCTCACCGGCCAGATCGCCGAGTCGGCCGGTTACCTCCAGTCCCTGCGCACTCACGTGCAGCAACTCGCCGGCGTGCGCATCGGCGCTGACTGGAACCCGTTCCGTCCGGCCGACGCGGACTCCGTCACGGCGCAGATCGCCTGGCTCCGCTGGGTCGGCACGACCATCGGCGTCCGCCCCGGTGAGGATCCGGATGCGTTCACGCGCGAGTGCCGCCGCCTCTACGAGACGACGCCGCCGGACGCATCCAGAGCTGCCGCGATCGCAGCGCTGGCAACAGCATGGTCGGCCCTCATCACGGCGGCCCACACCACAGCAAGCGATCTCGGCGCGTGGGCCTCCGGCCCGGCGGACAGGACGGGCCACGTTGCCTTGACCGATCAGACCGCCCCGACCAGCCAGTCTCCTGAGCCCCAGCGCCAAACCTTCTTCGCCGCTTGGGCCGCCACCCGCGCCGGCCGCAACCTCGACTCCCCCACGCCCGTCGCCCTCGACCGCTGGCTGGCCTTCACGCGCGCACTCGAGCCGCTCCGCCGCCGAGGTATGGCCGAGGCGGTGAAGGCGCTCGAGTGCGGCGAGCTCAGTGCGGATGACGCGCGTCTGTCGTTCGAAAAGGGTCTCGCCGCGGCATCCGTCGACGAACGCGAACAGAGCACCGGCCTCGCCGACTTCGACCCGACGGCCCACAACCGCTCGATCGAGCGCTTCACCACGAGTGCGCTGGCGATCCGCGCCGAACTGCCGAACGCCATCCCGGCGCACGTACTGGCGCTGCGCCGGTTCGACTCGTCAGCACCGGCCGGCCAGGTGGGCCTCCTGCGCCGCCAGCTCGAACGGCAGCGGGGCGGGATGAGCGTGCGCACCCTGCTCGACACCTTCGGCGAGCTGATCACGCAGATCCTGCCGATCACGCTCATGTCGCCCGAGTCGGTGGCGAGGTTCTTCCCCGCGAAGCCGGGCCTGTTCGATGTGGTCGTGTTCGATGAGGCCTCGCAGATCCGGGTGGCGGATGCGGTGGGTGCGATGGGCCGCGCCGGTTCGGTCGTGGTGGTCGGTGACAGCAAGCAGATGCCGCCCTCCAGTTTCGGCGAGACGGCGCTCGACGCCGACGACGAGGTCGAGCTGTCGGCCGAGGTGGTGCAAGACGAGGAGTCGATCCTCTCGGAGTGCGTGCAGTCGCAGGTGCCGAGCAAGTGGTTGTCGTGGCACTACCGCAGTCAGGATGAGTCGCTCATCTCGTTCAGCAACCACCACTACTACGAGAGCCGGCTGTCGTCGTTCCCGGCGCCGTTGCGTGCGGCCGAGCGGTCGTCGTTGGATGGCTACGGTGTCTCGCTGGTGCGGGTGAACGGCACCTTCAACCGTGCGGGCAAGGGCAAGGAGCTGCGCACGAACCGCATCGAGGCGGAGGCGATCGTGGCCGAGATCCGTCGCCGTTTCGACGCGGCCGTGGCTCTGGCCGGGCCGGATGTTCCCCTCGCCGATTTCGAGGCCCCATCCCTCGGCGTGGTCACGTTCAACGCCCAGCAGCGCGACTTCATCGAGAACCTGCTGCGCGACACGGGTGACGAGCGCATCCTGAACGCCCTCGACCACGACAGCGAGGGCTTGTTCGTGAAGAACCTCGAGAACGTGCAGGGCGACGAGCGCGACGCGATCCTGTTCTCGATCGCCTTCAGCGTGAACGAGAAGGGCTTCCTCCCCCTGAACTTCGGCCCCCTGCAGCGCGCCGGCGGCGAGCGCCGTCTGAACGTGGCGGTCACTCGAGCCCGCCGCCAGGTCCTGTTGTTCGCAAGTTTCGACCCGTCGGAGCTGCGTGCCGAGCAGACGAGCTCCATCGGCGTGAAACACCTGAAGTCCTACCTCGAGATGGCGGCCGGCGGCTCCGACGCCCTCGAGGCCGACCCCCGCCGCACAGCGATCTTCGACCGCCACCGAGACGACATCGCCGCAGAACTCCGGATGCGCGGACTCGCGGTGAAGACGGACGTCGGCCTTTCCGACTTCCGCGTCGACCTGAGCATCGCCCCCGCGGACGCGCCCGACCGCCCGGTGTTGGCGGTGCTGCTCGACGGCGACTCCTGGAAGTCTCGCCGCACGGTCGCCGACCGCGACAGCCTCCCCACCGAGGTCCTGAAGAACCTGATGCGCTGGCCCGCAGTCGAGCGCGTCTGGCTCCCGGAGTGGTTGCACGCCCGTGAGGCGGTCCTCGACCGCCTCGAACTGGCGATCGCCGACGTCCAGGCGGCCGCCGCCAACACCGAGCAACTCGCCCGAGTCGACTCGCTGGTCGAGCAGGCCCTCGAAGACGACGCGGAGATCGAGAGCCCCACTTCGTCGACCACCGCAGCCGCTGTCGACGTCTACGAAACCGAGGGCGAATCGCCAAGCGACCTCACGCCAACGAACCCGCCGGGCCTCTTCCTGAAGCTCGGCGCCACGTCTCCCACCTCCCCCTCCACCACCGTCGACCTCATCGAGCCATACACCCCATGGACGCCCCGCCGCGTCGGCTCGACCGCAGTCCTCGACGCCCTCCCTCGCCAAGACGCCGCCCGAGCAGTCGAGGCAGTCATCCGCGAGATCGTGGCAACCGAGGGCCCCGTCCATCTGGTGCGTCTCGCGAAGCTCGTGGCAGCCGCGTTCGACCTGAATAAGGTCGCGCAGTCCCGAGCAACGGCCATTCTCCACTTCGTCCCCGCGGAAATGAAGGCCCGCTCAACCGAGCCCTTCGCTTGGCCAACCGAGCTCGATCCGTCGACCTGGCGGCGGGCTCGCGCGACGCAGCAGGGCGACGTCCGCGCACTGGATCAGGTCCCTCTAGTGGAGATCGCGAACGCGATGTCGATCGTCTCCGAGGCGTCGGCAGGTCTGGCAGAGCCCGACCTCAAGCGCGAGGCCCTGTCGATCTTCGGCGGCAAGCGAATGACCGACGCGATCAGCGCTCGTCTCGATGCGGGCCTCACGTGGGGCCTCGAAAACGCCCGCTTGGAGCGCACAACCCTCGGCATCATCCAGCCGATCAACCCGAGCTGA
- a CDS encoding DUF4365 domain-containing protein translates to MPGGKKLSRSELIGDAGIALIHGRVAEMGHAWRAQNLDAGIDGSIELRDPATGEMSNQHVLVQSKASNNPFAGETNDRFHYICDERDLDYWMKASQPVLLVCSHPELGEAWWVHIQSYFAEPARRADRRVDFTKSTMRLAGDISEHLFAIADPEGRAHTPVPVLKTEKLTSNLVSVLTPRVALSYATTARKPGDVYRAQRPTELPRRHDFAVANGRIWTWSQADGTALEAATQGSPEAHDIDFLAGDGDSGERLVVQLLSGALRDDLREDCDMDLNRRILYFRAPEDLSMRKWHTGGSHSRTVFKGYPSKKDPSRMSYYRHAALSWRFLRADDYWFCALLPDYYFSWDGRHESNFAASLLTKMKQMDRHAAVRQETLMWASILRREGNLIETPRSRILEFGELQSFVIDRGIDDSAWKRPVEPAVNSGDTELDLFGDSA, encoded by the coding sequence ATGCCGGGAGGCAAGAAGCTCAGCCGTAGCGAATTGATCGGTGACGCCGGCATAGCTCTCATCCACGGCAGAGTTGCCGAGATGGGACACGCGTGGCGCGCTCAGAACCTCGATGCCGGTATCGATGGCAGCATCGAACTGCGTGACCCGGCTACGGGCGAGATGAGTAACCAGCACGTCTTGGTTCAAAGCAAGGCGAGCAACAACCCGTTCGCTGGGGAGACCAATGATCGGTTCCATTACATCTGCGACGAGCGCGACCTCGATTACTGGATGAAGGCGTCTCAGCCGGTGCTTCTGGTCTGTTCACATCCGGAACTCGGTGAGGCCTGGTGGGTGCACATCCAGAGCTACTTTGCCGAACCAGCGCGGCGCGCCGATCGACGTGTTGACTTCACTAAATCCACGATGCGACTCGCCGGCGATATTTCGGAACACCTCTTCGCGATCGCCGATCCGGAAGGCCGCGCCCACACTCCGGTGCCCGTGTTAAAGACTGAGAAACTGACCTCGAACTTGGTCAGCGTGCTTACACCACGCGTTGCGCTCTCGTATGCAACGACAGCGCGAAAGCCCGGTGACGTCTACCGCGCCCAGCGCCCCACGGAGCTGCCTCGTCGTCACGACTTCGCTGTGGCTAACGGGCGAATTTGGACATGGTCGCAAGCCGACGGCACAGCTCTAGAAGCCGCAACTCAAGGTTCCCCCGAGGCTCACGACATCGATTTTCTGGCAGGCGACGGCGATTCCGGGGAGAGATTAGTCGTACAGCTACTCAGCGGAGCGCTGCGAGACGATCTCCGGGAAGACTGCGACATGGACCTCAACCGACGGATTCTGTACTTCCGAGCGCCTGAAGACCTCAGCATGCGAAAGTGGCACACGGGAGGATCACACTCACGGACGGTTTTTAAGGGGTACCCGAGCAAGAAGGACCCTTCAAGAATGAGCTATTACCGACACGCCGCCCTCAGCTGGCGTTTCCTACGCGCCGACGACTATTGGTTCTGTGCGCTCTTGCCCGACTACTACTTCAGCTGGGACGGCCGACATGAGTCCAACTTCGCAGCGAGCCTCCTCACCAAGATGAAGCAGATGGATCGTCATGCGGCGGTCCGTCAAGAAACGCTGATGTGGGCGTCGATTCTTCGCCGCGAGGGCAACTTGATCGAGACTCCCCGCTCACGCATCCTCGAGTTCGGCGAGCTTCAGTCCTTCGTCATCGACCGCGGCATCGACGACAGCGCCTGGAAGCGCCCGGTGGAGCCGGCGGTAAACAGTGGAGACACGGAACTCGACCTCTTCGGTGATTCCGCGTGA
- a CDS encoding Eco57I restriction-modification methylase domain-containing protein: MTTSALEAKASFSLRAHNPDVLTCIANLSNDEVFTPPALANQMLDMVARAWADSHDGGQIWNNADVKFLDPFTKSGVFLREIVSRLIDGLAHQIPDLQERVDHILTKQVYGIGITQLTALLARRSVYCSKDATGEYSVAKSFDRDWGNIWFERTQHTWAGEKCSYCGASKAGYGRGDEFETHAYAFVHTTNPRKLLAKVFGADMQFDVIIGNPPYQLADGGGTGSSARPIYQLFIQQAQLLEPRLLSMVVKANWYTGGKGLDGFRASMLGDRHLRRLVDFPDSRQAFEGVDIAGGVCFFLWDRDNPGDCVVETRIGGETITATRRLDEHPVFVRDNRALEIVEKVSAPGAAAFSRRVSARNPFTIDARHERDKEGELYLYASGADGRVDRSYVARGHSLIDSWKVLVSKTSSEHAGQTDKQGRRRVLSRVEVMPPGSVATGSYLVVGPFDSEKEASNAANYLRTRFARFLISAVLLTQNMTRASYDFVPDRDFTRAWSDIELYEQYGLTESEIVFIESQIKPIAVDAEDKDA; this comes from the coding sequence ATGACCACATCCGCACTTGAGGCCAAAGCCAGCTTTTCGCTCCGAGCTCACAACCCGGATGTTCTGACGTGCATCGCGAACCTCTCCAACGACGAAGTGTTCACACCGCCCGCACTCGCGAACCAGATGCTCGACATGGTGGCTCGCGCCTGGGCCGATTCCCACGACGGCGGTCAGATTTGGAACAACGCTGACGTCAAATTCCTCGATCCCTTCACGAAGTCGGGCGTGTTCCTACGCGAAATTGTCTCACGCTTGATCGACGGTCTCGCTCACCAAATCCCAGACCTGCAGGAGCGAGTCGATCACATTCTGACCAAGCAGGTCTACGGCATCGGGATCACACAACTGACTGCGTTACTGGCAAGGCGCAGCGTCTATTGTTCGAAGGATGCCACGGGCGAGTACTCCGTGGCGAAGAGTTTCGATCGTGACTGGGGCAATATTTGGTTTGAGCGCACGCAGCACACTTGGGCAGGTGAGAAGTGCTCCTATTGCGGCGCATCGAAAGCGGGCTACGGGCGCGGCGACGAGTTCGAGACTCACGCCTACGCCTTCGTCCACACGACCAACCCGCGAAAATTACTTGCGAAAGTGTTTGGAGCCGACATGCAATTCGATGTGATTATCGGAAATCCGCCGTACCAACTTGCCGATGGCGGCGGCACAGGATCAAGTGCGCGTCCGATCTACCAGCTGTTCATTCAACAGGCACAACTGCTAGAGCCGCGCCTTCTTTCAATGGTGGTCAAAGCCAACTGGTACACCGGCGGAAAGGGCCTCGATGGTTTCCGCGCATCCATGCTCGGTGATCGCCACCTGCGTCGATTAGTAGATTTCCCCGATTCGCGTCAAGCTTTCGAGGGGGTAGACATTGCGGGTGGCGTCTGTTTTTTTCTGTGGGATCGTGACAACCCCGGGGACTGTGTCGTGGAGACGCGGATCGGCGGTGAAACTATCACCGCGACACGGCGACTCGACGAGCACCCCGTCTTCGTGAGGGACAATCGAGCGCTTGAAATAGTGGAGAAAGTAAGTGCGCCCGGCGCGGCGGCATTTTCTCGGCGCGTGTCTGCGAGAAATCCTTTCACCATCGACGCCCGTCATGAACGTGATAAGGAGGGCGAACTCTATTTGTACGCAAGCGGCGCAGACGGCCGCGTAGACCGCTCATATGTGGCACGGGGACACTCTCTCATTGACTCCTGGAAGGTGCTGGTCTCTAAGACCTCGAGTGAGCATGCCGGGCAGACAGACAAACAGGGGCGACGCCGAGTGCTCTCACGAGTGGAAGTCATGCCACCAGGGTCGGTCGCCACAGGCTCGTACCTCGTGGTCGGACCCTTTGACTCTGAGAAGGAAGCATCCAATGCCGCGAACTATCTGCGGACCCGATTCGCGCGATTCCTCATTTCTGCCGTTCTGCTCACTCAGAACATGACTCGCGCGTCGTACGACTTCGTCCCGGACCGCGACTTTACGAGGGCATGGAGCGACATCGAACTCTATGAGCAGTATGGACTTACCGAAAGTGAGATCGTGTTCATCGAATCGCAGATTAAACCCATCGCGGTCGACGCTGAGGACAAGGATGCCTAG